The Halichoerus grypus chromosome 9, mHalGry1.hap1.1, whole genome shotgun sequence genome has a window encoding:
- the LOC144379034 gene encoding uncharacterized protein LOC144379034, with translation MQPAKSGPHRAGRARPTRPQQPLDPRQRGWAWAPAATAPLTRSREERVSPTRYASPRPTCRGDRGSWTAATGPRTVAQAAGARPKDPKYPWWGRAGRDAGELPRANAARRKGRGDLALPSAPVHRRRRHFAFHSVSPPPHSAAGFPDVGISRRRLRGGRGLGASVRPAASSPRAACSLPPSSGRLLLSVLASVASRRPRLVLRRFYFLSNLYTEHGAGTHNRKIQVTGSTD, from the exons ATGCAACCAGCCAAATCAGGCCCGCACCGGGCCGGCCGGGCCCGGCCCACCCGTCCGCAGCAGCCCCTGGACCCCCGCCAGCGGGGCTGGGCGTGGGCCCCGGCGGCCACCGCCCCGCTAACTCGGTCTCGGGAGGAGAGAGTGAGCCCCACCCGCTACGCCAGCCCCAGACCTACCTGCAGGGGAGACCGGGGCTCCTGGACAGCGGCCACGGGCCCGAGGACGGTCGCCCAGGCGGCTGGAGCCCGTCCCAAGGACCCCAAGTATCCCtggtggggcagggcggggagagACGCCGGGGAGCTGCCCCGGGCCAACGCGGCCCGTCGCAAGGGTCGCGGGGACCTGGCTCTCCCCTCAGCACCAgtccaccgccgccgccgccatttTGCCTTCCACTCGGTGTCGCCGCCGCCGCACTCCGCCGCAGGTTTCCCGGATGTAGGCATTTCCCGGCGTCGCTTGCGCGGGGGCCGAGGACTGGGGGCTTCTGTCCGCCCGGCCGCCAGCAGCCCGCGCGCCGCCTGCAGCCTGCCACCTTCCTCCGGTCGCCTTCTCCTCAGCGTGTTGGCGAGCGTCGCCTCGCGTCGCCCCCGCCTGGTGCTGCGCAG attttattttttaagtaatctctacaccgaacatggggctggaactcacaaccggAAGATCCAAGTCAcaggctccaccgactga